In Macaca fascicularis isolate 582-1 chromosome 15, T2T-MFA8v1.1, one genomic interval encodes:
- the GOLGA2 gene encoding golgin subfamily A member 2 isoform X3: MSEETRQSKLAAAKKKLREYQQRNSPGVPTGAKKKKKIKNGSNPETTTSGGCHSPEDIQDILKVLVSDLNRSNGVALPPLDKWKTPKDNADSLQPSDDTVLPGGVPSPGASLTSMAVSQNHDADNVPNLMDETKTFSSTESLRQLSQQLNGLVCESTTCVNGEGPASSANLKDLEKQQNQEITDQLEEEKKECHQKQGALREQLQVHIQTIGILVSEKAELQTALAHTQHAARQKEGESEDLASRLQYSRRRVGELERALSAVSTQQKKADRYNKELTKERDALRLELYKNTQNNEDLKQEKSELEEKLRVLVTEKAGMQLNLEELQKKLEMTELLLQQFSSRCEAPDANQQLQQAVEERAQLEAHLGQVMESVRQLQMERDKYAENLKGESAMWRQRMQQMSEQVHTLREEKECSMSRVQELETSLAELRNQMAEPPPPEPPAGPSEVEQQLQAEAEHLRKELESLAGQLQAQVQDNEGLSRLNREQEERLLELERAAELWGEQAEARRQILETMQNDRTTISRALSQNRELKEQLAELQSGFVKLTNENMEITSALQSEQHVKRELGKKLGELQEKLSELKETVELKSQEAQSLQQQRDQYLGHLQQYVAAYQQQVATYQQLTSEKEVLHNQLLLQTQLVDQLQQQEAQGKAVAEMARQELQEAQERLESVTQQNQQLRSQLSLMAHPGEGDGLDREEEEEEEEEVEAAPRPMPSIPEDLESREAMVAFFNSAVASAEEEQARLRGQLKEQRVRCRRLAHLLALAQKEPEVAAPAPGTGGDSVCGETHRALQGAMEKLQSRFMELMQEKADLKERVEELEHRCIQLSGETDTIGEYIALYQSQRAVLKERHREKEEYISRLAQDKEEMKVKLLELQELVLRLVGDRSEWHGRFLAAAQNPAHEPAPGAPAPQELGAADQQGDLCEVSLTGSAEAAQGEAREGSPRDNPTAQQIMQLLREMQNPRERPGLGSNPCIPFFYRADENDEVKITVI; encoded by the exons ATGTCGGAAGAAACCCGACAGAGCAAATTGGCCGCAGCGAAGAAAAAG TTGAGAGAATATCAGCAGAGGAACAGCCCTGGTGTTCCTACAGGAgcgaaaaagaagaagaaaataaaaaatggcagTAACCCTGAGACAACCACTTCTGGTGGTTGCCACTCACCTGAGGAT ATTCAGGACATTCTGAAGGTGCTGGTGTCCGACCTTAACCGTTCCAATGGGGTAGCGCTCCCCCCATTGGACAAGTGGAAG ACACCCAAGGACAATGCTGATTCTCTACAACCGTCTGATGACACTGTGTTACCTGGCGGTGTCCCTTCCCCTGGTGCCAGTCTCACTAGCATGGCGGTATCTCAG AATCATGATGCTGACAATGTCCCTAATCTCATGGATGAAACTAA GACTTTCTCATCAACCGAGAGCCTGCGACAACTCTCCCAACAGCTCAATGGTCTTGTTTGTGAG TCTACGACATGTGTGAATGGGGAGGGCCCTGCATCATCTGCTAACCTGAAGGATCTGGAG AAACAACAGAACCAAGAAATTACGGATCAGTTGGAAGAA gaaaagaaagaatgccACCAAAAGCAGGGAGCCCTAAGGGAGCAGTTACAG GTTCACATTCAGACCATAGGGATCCTCGTATCAGAGAAAGCTGAGTTACAGACAGCCCTGGCTCACACTCAGCATGCTGCCAGGCAGAAAGAAG GAGAGTCCGAAGATCTGGCCAGTCGCCTGCAGTATTCCCGGAGGCGTGTGGGAGAGTTGGAGCGGGCTCTCTCTGCTGTCTCCACGCAGCAGAAGAAAGCAGACAGG TACAACAAGGAGTTAACCAAAGAGAGAGATGCCCTCAGGCTGGAGTTATACAAGAACAC CCAAAACAATGAAGACCTGAAGCAAGAGAAATCAGAATTGGAAGAGAAGCTTCGGGTCCTAGTGACTGAGAAGGCTGGCATGCAACTTAACTTGGAAGAACTGCAAAAGAAGTTAGAGATGACAGAACTCTTGCTTCAACAG TTTTCAAGCCGGTGTGAAGCCCCTGACGCTAACCAGCAGTTACAGCAGGCCGTGGAGGAGCGGGCACAGCTGGAAGCACACCTGGGGCAG gtAATGGAGTCAGTTAGACAACTACAAATGGAGAGAGATAAATATGCAGAGAATCTCAAAGGAGAGAGCGCCATGTGGCGGCAGAGGATGCAGCAGATGTCAGAGCAG GTGCACACattgagggaggagaaggaatgTAGCATGAGTCGGGTACAGGAGCTGGAGACGAGCTTGGCTGAACTGAGGAACCAGATGG CTGAACCCCCGCCCCCAGAGCCCCCAGCAGGGCCCTCCGAGGTGGAGCAGCAGCTACAAGCGGAGGCTGAGCACCTACGGAAGGAGCTGGAGAGTCTGGCAGGACAGCTCCAAGCCCAGGTGCAAGACAATGAGGGCTTGAGTCGCCTGAaccgggagcaggaggagaggctgctGGAGCTGGAGCGGGCGGCCGAGCTCTGGGGGGAGCAGGCGGAGGCGCGCAGGCAAATCCTGGAGACCATGCAGAATGACCGCACCACCATCAGCCGCGCACTCTCCCAGAACCGGGAGCTCAAGGAGCAGCTGGCTGAGCTGCAGAGCGGATTCGTAAAGCTG ACTAATGAGAACATGGAGATCACCAGCGCACTGCAGTCGGAGCAGCACGTCAAGAGGGAACTGGGAAAGAAGCTGGGTGAGCTGCAGGAGAAGCTGAGCGAGCTGAAGGAAACG GTGGAGCTGAAGAGCCAAGAGGCTCAGAGTCTACAGCAGCAGCGAGACCAGTACCTGGGACACCTGCAGCAGTATGTGGCCGCCTATCAGCAGCAGGTGGCCACCTATCAGCAGCTAACCTCTGAGAAGGAGGTGCTGCACAACCAGTTACTGCTGCAGACCCAGCTCGTGGaccagctgcagcagcaggaagcTCAGGGCAAAGCGGTAGCCGAGATGGCCCGCCAAGAGTTGCAGGAAGCCCAG GAGCGCCTGGAATCTGTCACCCAGCAGAACCAGCAGCTACGGTCCCAATTGAGCCTCATGGCTCATCCTGGGGAAG GAGATGGACtggacagggaggaggaggaagaagaggaggaggaggtggaggcggCGCCTCGGCCCATGCCAAGCATCCCGGAGGACCTGGAGAGCCGGGAAGCCATG GTGGCATTTTTCAACTCAGCTGTAGCCAGTGCCGAGGAGGAGCAGGCAAGGCTACGTGGGCAGCTGAAGGAGCAAAGGGTGCGCTGCCGGCGCCTGGCTCACCTGCTGGCCTTGGCCCAGAAGGAGCCTGAGGTGGCAGCCCCGGCCCCAGGGACTGGGGGCGATTCTGTGTGTGGGGAAACCCACCGGGCCCTGCAGGGGGCCATGGAGAAGCTGCAG AGCCGCTTTATGGAGCTCATGCAGGAGAAGGCGGACCTGAAGGAGAGGGTAGAGGAACTGGAACATCGCTGTATCCAGCTGTCTGGAGAGACAGACACCATTG GAGAGTACATCGCACTGTACCAGAGTCAGAGGGCAGTGCTGAAGGAGCGGCACCGGGAGAAGGAGGAGTATATCAGCAGGCTGGCCCAAGACAAGGAGGAGATGAAG GTGAAGCTGCTGGAGTTGCAGGAGCTGGTCTTACGGCTTGTGGGCGACCGCAGCGAGTGGCATGGCAGATTCCTGGCAGCTGCCCAGAACCCTGCCCATGAGCCCGCTCCAGGGGCCCCAGCCCCCCAGGAGCTTGGGGCTGCCGACCAGCAGGGTG ATCTTTGCGAGGTGAGCCTCACCGGCAGCGCGGAGGCCGCCCAAGGAGAGGCCAGGGAGGGCTCTCCCCGTGACAACCCCACTGCACAGCAGATCATGCAGCTGCTTCGTGAGATGCAGAACCCCCGGGAGCGCCCAGGCTTGGGCAGCAACCCCTGCATTCCTTTTTTTTACCGGGCTGACGAGAACGATGAGGTGAAGATCACTGTCATCTAA
- the GOLGA2 gene encoding golgin subfamily A member 2 isoform X4: protein MWPQPRLPPRPAMSEETRQSKLAAAKKKLREYQQRNSPGVPTGAKKKKKIKNGSNPETTTSGGCHSPEDIQDILKVLVSDLNRSNGVALPPLDKWKTPKDNADSLQPSDDTVLPGGVPSPGASLTSMAVSQNHDADNVPNLMDETKTFSSTESLRQLSQQLNGLVCESTTCVNGEGPASSANLKDLEEKKECHQKQGALREQLQVHIQTIGILVSEKAELQTALAHTQHAARQKEGESEDLASRLQYSRRRVGELERALSAVSTQQKKADRYNKELTKERDALRLELYKNTQNNEDLKQEKSELEEKLRVLVTEKAGMQLNLEELQKKLEMTELLLQQFSSRCEAPDANQQLQQAVEERAQLEAHLGQVMESVRQLQMERDKYAENLKGESAMWRQRMQQMSEQVHTLREEKECSMSRVQELETSLAELRNQMAEPPPPEPPAGPSEVEQQLQAEAEHLRKELESLAGQLQAQVQDNEGLSRLNREQEERLLELERAAELWGEQAEARRQILETMQNDRTTISRALSQNRELKEQLAELQSGFVKLTNENMEITSALQSEQHVKRELGKKLGELQEKLSELKETVELKSQEAQSLQQQRDQYLGHLQQYVAAYQQQVATYQQLTSEKEVLHNQLLLQTQLVDQLQQQEAQGKAVAEMARQELQEAQERLESVTQQNQQLRSQLSLMAHPGEGDGLDREEEEEEEEEVEAAPRPMPSIPEDLESREAMVAFFNSAVASAEEEQARLRGQLKEQRVRCRRLAHLLALAQKEPEVAAPAPGTGGDSVCGETHRALQGAMEKLQSRFMELMQEKADLKERVEELEHRCIQLSGETDTIGEYIALYQSQRAVLKERHREKEEYISRLAQDKEEMKVKLLELQELVLRLVGDRSEWHGRFLAAAQNPAHEPAPGAPAPQELGAADQQGDLCEVSLTGSAEAAQGEAREGSPRDNPTAQQIMQLLREMQNPRERPGLGSNPCIPFFYRADENDEVKITVI, encoded by the exons ATGTGGCCCCAACCCCGCCTCCCTCCCCGCCCCGCGATGTCGGAAGAAACCCGACAGAGCAAATTGGCCGCAGCGAAGAAAAAG TTGAGAGAATATCAGCAGAGGAACAGCCCTGGTGTTCCTACAGGAgcgaaaaagaagaagaaaataaaaaatggcagTAACCCTGAGACAACCACTTCTGGTGGTTGCCACTCACCTGAGGAT ATTCAGGACATTCTGAAGGTGCTGGTGTCCGACCTTAACCGTTCCAATGGGGTAGCGCTCCCCCCATTGGACAAGTGGAAG ACACCCAAGGACAATGCTGATTCTCTACAACCGTCTGATGACACTGTGTTACCTGGCGGTGTCCCTTCCCCTGGTGCCAGTCTCACTAGCATGGCGGTATCTCAG AATCATGATGCTGACAATGTCCCTAATCTCATGGATGAAACTAA GACTTTCTCATCAACCGAGAGCCTGCGACAACTCTCCCAACAGCTCAATGGTCTTGTTTGTGAG TCTACGACATGTGTGAATGGGGAGGGCCCTGCATCATCTGCTAACCTGAAGGATCTGGAG gaaaagaaagaatgccACCAAAAGCAGGGAGCCCTAAGGGAGCAGTTACAG GTTCACATTCAGACCATAGGGATCCTCGTATCAGAGAAAGCTGAGTTACAGACAGCCCTGGCTCACACTCAGCATGCTGCCAGGCAGAAAGAAG GAGAGTCCGAAGATCTGGCCAGTCGCCTGCAGTATTCCCGGAGGCGTGTGGGAGAGTTGGAGCGGGCTCTCTCTGCTGTCTCCACGCAGCAGAAGAAAGCAGACAGG TACAACAAGGAGTTAACCAAAGAGAGAGATGCCCTCAGGCTGGAGTTATACAAGAACAC CCAAAACAATGAAGACCTGAAGCAAGAGAAATCAGAATTGGAAGAGAAGCTTCGGGTCCTAGTGACTGAGAAGGCTGGCATGCAACTTAACTTGGAAGAACTGCAAAAGAAGTTAGAGATGACAGAACTCTTGCTTCAACAG TTTTCAAGCCGGTGTGAAGCCCCTGACGCTAACCAGCAGTTACAGCAGGCCGTGGAGGAGCGGGCACAGCTGGAAGCACACCTGGGGCAG gtAATGGAGTCAGTTAGACAACTACAAATGGAGAGAGATAAATATGCAGAGAATCTCAAAGGAGAGAGCGCCATGTGGCGGCAGAGGATGCAGCAGATGTCAGAGCAG GTGCACACattgagggaggagaaggaatgTAGCATGAGTCGGGTACAGGAGCTGGAGACGAGCTTGGCTGAACTGAGGAACCAGATGG CTGAACCCCCGCCCCCAGAGCCCCCAGCAGGGCCCTCCGAGGTGGAGCAGCAGCTACAAGCGGAGGCTGAGCACCTACGGAAGGAGCTGGAGAGTCTGGCAGGACAGCTCCAAGCCCAGGTGCAAGACAATGAGGGCTTGAGTCGCCTGAaccgggagcaggaggagaggctgctGGAGCTGGAGCGGGCGGCCGAGCTCTGGGGGGAGCAGGCGGAGGCGCGCAGGCAAATCCTGGAGACCATGCAGAATGACCGCACCACCATCAGCCGCGCACTCTCCCAGAACCGGGAGCTCAAGGAGCAGCTGGCTGAGCTGCAGAGCGGATTCGTAAAGCTG ACTAATGAGAACATGGAGATCACCAGCGCACTGCAGTCGGAGCAGCACGTCAAGAGGGAACTGGGAAAGAAGCTGGGTGAGCTGCAGGAGAAGCTGAGCGAGCTGAAGGAAACG GTGGAGCTGAAGAGCCAAGAGGCTCAGAGTCTACAGCAGCAGCGAGACCAGTACCTGGGACACCTGCAGCAGTATGTGGCCGCCTATCAGCAGCAGGTGGCCACCTATCAGCAGCTAACCTCTGAGAAGGAGGTGCTGCACAACCAGTTACTGCTGCAGACCCAGCTCGTGGaccagctgcagcagcaggaagcTCAGGGCAAAGCGGTAGCCGAGATGGCCCGCCAAGAGTTGCAGGAAGCCCAG GAGCGCCTGGAATCTGTCACCCAGCAGAACCAGCAGCTACGGTCCCAATTGAGCCTCATGGCTCATCCTGGGGAAG GAGATGGACtggacagggaggaggaggaagaagaggaggaggaggtggaggcggCGCCTCGGCCCATGCCAAGCATCCCGGAGGACCTGGAGAGCCGGGAAGCCATG GTGGCATTTTTCAACTCAGCTGTAGCCAGTGCCGAGGAGGAGCAGGCAAGGCTACGTGGGCAGCTGAAGGAGCAAAGGGTGCGCTGCCGGCGCCTGGCTCACCTGCTGGCCTTGGCCCAGAAGGAGCCTGAGGTGGCAGCCCCGGCCCCAGGGACTGGGGGCGATTCTGTGTGTGGGGAAACCCACCGGGCCCTGCAGGGGGCCATGGAGAAGCTGCAG AGCCGCTTTATGGAGCTCATGCAGGAGAAGGCGGACCTGAAGGAGAGGGTAGAGGAACTGGAACATCGCTGTATCCAGCTGTCTGGAGAGACAGACACCATTG GAGAGTACATCGCACTGTACCAGAGTCAGAGGGCAGTGCTGAAGGAGCGGCACCGGGAGAAGGAGGAGTATATCAGCAGGCTGGCCCAAGACAAGGAGGAGATGAAG GTGAAGCTGCTGGAGTTGCAGGAGCTGGTCTTACGGCTTGTGGGCGACCGCAGCGAGTGGCATGGCAGATTCCTGGCAGCTGCCCAGAACCCTGCCCATGAGCCCGCTCCAGGGGCCCCAGCCCCCCAGGAGCTTGGGGCTGCCGACCAGCAGGGTG ATCTTTGCGAGGTGAGCCTCACCGGCAGCGCGGAGGCCGCCCAAGGAGAGGCCAGGGAGGGCTCTCCCCGTGACAACCCCACTGCACAGCAGATCATGCAGCTGCTTCGTGAGATGCAGAACCCCCGGGAGCGCCCAGGCTTGGGCAGCAACCCCTGCATTCCTTTTTTTTACCGGGCTGACGAGAACGATGAGGTGAAGATCACTGTCATCTAA
- the GOLGA2 gene encoding golgin subfamily A member 2 isoform X6, translating to MWPQPRLPPRPAMSEETRQSKLAAAKKKLREYQQRNSPGVPTGAKKKKKIKNGSNPETTTSGGCHSPEDTPKDNADSLQPSDDTVLPGGVPSPGASLTSMAVSQNHDADNVPNLMDETKTFSSTESLRQLSQQLNGLVCESTTCVNGEGPASSANLKDLEEKKECHQKQGALREQLQVHIQTIGILVSEKAELQTALAHTQHAARQKEGESEDLASRLQYSRRRVGELERALSAVSTQQKKADRYNKELTKERDALRLELYKNTQNNEDLKQEKSELEEKLRVLVTEKAGMQLNLEELQKKLEMTELLLQQFSSRCEAPDANQQLQQAVEERAQLEAHLGQVMESVRQLQMERDKYAENLKGESAMWRQRMQQMSEQVHTLREEKECSMSRVQELETSLAELRNQMAEPPPPEPPAGPSEVEQQLQAEAEHLRKELESLAGQLQAQVQDNEGLSRLNREQEERLLELERAAELWGEQAEARRQILETMQNDRTTISRALSQNRELKEQLAELQSGFVKLTNENMEITSALQSEQHVKRELGKKLGELQEKLSELKETVELKSQEAQSLQQQRDQYLGHLQQYVAAYQQQVATYQQLTSEKEVLHNQLLLQTQLVDQLQQQEAQGKAVAEMARQELQEAQERLESVTQQNQQLRSQLSLMAHPGEGDGLDREEEEEEEEEVEAAPRPMPSIPEDLESREAMVAFFNSAVASAEEEQARLRGQLKEQRVRCRRLAHLLALAQKEPEVAAPAPGTGGDSVCGETHRALQGAMEKLQSRFMELMQEKADLKERVEELEHRCIQLSGETDTIGEYIALYQSQRAVLKERHREKEEYISRLAQDKEEMKVKLLELQELVLRLVGDRSEWHGRFLAAAQNPAHEPAPGAPAPQELGAADQQGDLCEVSLTGSAEAAQGEAREGSPRDNPTAQQIMQLLREMQNPRERPGLGSNPCIPFFYRADENDEVKITVI from the exons ATGTGGCCCCAACCCCGCCTCCCTCCCCGCCCCGCGATGTCGGAAGAAACCCGACAGAGCAAATTGGCCGCAGCGAAGAAAAAG TTGAGAGAATATCAGCAGAGGAACAGCCCTGGTGTTCCTACAGGAgcgaaaaagaagaagaaaataaaaaatggcagTAACCCTGAGACAACCACTTCTGGTGGTTGCCACTCACCTGAGGAT ACACCCAAGGACAATGCTGATTCTCTACAACCGTCTGATGACACTGTGTTACCTGGCGGTGTCCCTTCCCCTGGTGCCAGTCTCACTAGCATGGCGGTATCTCAG AATCATGATGCTGACAATGTCCCTAATCTCATGGATGAAACTAA GACTTTCTCATCAACCGAGAGCCTGCGACAACTCTCCCAACAGCTCAATGGTCTTGTTTGTGAG TCTACGACATGTGTGAATGGGGAGGGCCCTGCATCATCTGCTAACCTGAAGGATCTGGAG gaaaagaaagaatgccACCAAAAGCAGGGAGCCCTAAGGGAGCAGTTACAG GTTCACATTCAGACCATAGGGATCCTCGTATCAGAGAAAGCTGAGTTACAGACAGCCCTGGCTCACACTCAGCATGCTGCCAGGCAGAAAGAAG GAGAGTCCGAAGATCTGGCCAGTCGCCTGCAGTATTCCCGGAGGCGTGTGGGAGAGTTGGAGCGGGCTCTCTCTGCTGTCTCCACGCAGCAGAAGAAAGCAGACAGG TACAACAAGGAGTTAACCAAAGAGAGAGATGCCCTCAGGCTGGAGTTATACAAGAACAC CCAAAACAATGAAGACCTGAAGCAAGAGAAATCAGAATTGGAAGAGAAGCTTCGGGTCCTAGTGACTGAGAAGGCTGGCATGCAACTTAACTTGGAAGAACTGCAAAAGAAGTTAGAGATGACAGAACTCTTGCTTCAACAG TTTTCAAGCCGGTGTGAAGCCCCTGACGCTAACCAGCAGTTACAGCAGGCCGTGGAGGAGCGGGCACAGCTGGAAGCACACCTGGGGCAG gtAATGGAGTCAGTTAGACAACTACAAATGGAGAGAGATAAATATGCAGAGAATCTCAAAGGAGAGAGCGCCATGTGGCGGCAGAGGATGCAGCAGATGTCAGAGCAG GTGCACACattgagggaggagaaggaatgTAGCATGAGTCGGGTACAGGAGCTGGAGACGAGCTTGGCTGAACTGAGGAACCAGATGG CTGAACCCCCGCCCCCAGAGCCCCCAGCAGGGCCCTCCGAGGTGGAGCAGCAGCTACAAGCGGAGGCTGAGCACCTACGGAAGGAGCTGGAGAGTCTGGCAGGACAGCTCCAAGCCCAGGTGCAAGACAATGAGGGCTTGAGTCGCCTGAaccgggagcaggaggagaggctgctGGAGCTGGAGCGGGCGGCCGAGCTCTGGGGGGAGCAGGCGGAGGCGCGCAGGCAAATCCTGGAGACCATGCAGAATGACCGCACCACCATCAGCCGCGCACTCTCCCAGAACCGGGAGCTCAAGGAGCAGCTGGCTGAGCTGCAGAGCGGATTCGTAAAGCTG ACTAATGAGAACATGGAGATCACCAGCGCACTGCAGTCGGAGCAGCACGTCAAGAGGGAACTGGGAAAGAAGCTGGGTGAGCTGCAGGAGAAGCTGAGCGAGCTGAAGGAAACG GTGGAGCTGAAGAGCCAAGAGGCTCAGAGTCTACAGCAGCAGCGAGACCAGTACCTGGGACACCTGCAGCAGTATGTGGCCGCCTATCAGCAGCAGGTGGCCACCTATCAGCAGCTAACCTCTGAGAAGGAGGTGCTGCACAACCAGTTACTGCTGCAGACCCAGCTCGTGGaccagctgcagcagcaggaagcTCAGGGCAAAGCGGTAGCCGAGATGGCCCGCCAAGAGTTGCAGGAAGCCCAG GAGCGCCTGGAATCTGTCACCCAGCAGAACCAGCAGCTACGGTCCCAATTGAGCCTCATGGCTCATCCTGGGGAAG GAGATGGACtggacagggaggaggaggaagaagaggaggaggaggtggaggcggCGCCTCGGCCCATGCCAAGCATCCCGGAGGACCTGGAGAGCCGGGAAGCCATG GTGGCATTTTTCAACTCAGCTGTAGCCAGTGCCGAGGAGGAGCAGGCAAGGCTACGTGGGCAGCTGAAGGAGCAAAGGGTGCGCTGCCGGCGCCTGGCTCACCTGCTGGCCTTGGCCCAGAAGGAGCCTGAGGTGGCAGCCCCGGCCCCAGGGACTGGGGGCGATTCTGTGTGTGGGGAAACCCACCGGGCCCTGCAGGGGGCCATGGAGAAGCTGCAG AGCCGCTTTATGGAGCTCATGCAGGAGAAGGCGGACCTGAAGGAGAGGGTAGAGGAACTGGAACATCGCTGTATCCAGCTGTCTGGAGAGACAGACACCATTG GAGAGTACATCGCACTGTACCAGAGTCAGAGGGCAGTGCTGAAGGAGCGGCACCGGGAGAAGGAGGAGTATATCAGCAGGCTGGCCCAAGACAAGGAGGAGATGAAG GTGAAGCTGCTGGAGTTGCAGGAGCTGGTCTTACGGCTTGTGGGCGACCGCAGCGAGTGGCATGGCAGATTCCTGGCAGCTGCCCAGAACCCTGCCCATGAGCCCGCTCCAGGGGCCCCAGCCCCCCAGGAGCTTGGGGCTGCCGACCAGCAGGGTG ATCTTTGCGAGGTGAGCCTCACCGGCAGCGCGGAGGCCGCCCAAGGAGAGGCCAGGGAGGGCTCTCCCCGTGACAACCCCACTGCACAGCAGATCATGCAGCTGCTTCGTGAGATGCAGAACCCCCGGGAGCGCCCAGGCTTGGGCAGCAACCCCTGCATTCCTTTTTTTTACCGGGCTGACGAGAACGATGAGGTGAAGATCACTGTCATCTAA